Proteins co-encoded in one bacterium genomic window:
- a CDS encoding DUF262 domain-containing protein: MNNLPNFTTTQYSLDKIFSMIEEGNIKIPQFQRDFVWDKVKAARLLDSVLKGYPIGNLILWKTKDRLRSLR, translated from the coding sequence ATGAATAACCTGCCCAATTTTACTACCACACAATATAGTTTAGACAAAATATTTAGTATGATTGAAGAAGGTAATATAAAAATACCACAATTTCAGCGTGATTTCGTTTGGGATAAGGTAAAAGCAGCGCGATTGCTCGACAGCGTGTTAAAAGGCTATCCGATAGGTAATCTTATATTGTGGAAAACAAAAGATCGTTTAAGGTCACTGAGGAA